From Bordetella flabilis, the proteins below share one genomic window:
- the ftsW gene encoding putative lipid II flippase FtsW, giving the protein MSLFADLTGSVNAVRPGRTRMRNFDMPLVIAAGTLLALGLLMVYSASIALADGPRYAAYGQYYFVIRHAAFVFIGLVAAACTVTIPIRVWQRLAVPLFMVSLVLLAAVLVPGIGREVNGAHRWIPLGPINFQPSELMKVAALLYAADYTVRKQEHMQNFGRGFLPMACALGGVGLFLLLEPDLGAFMVIVAIAIGILFLGGINGKYFSSLLGVLVGTFLLLIWASPWRRARLFAYLDPWNQDNAYGSAYQLSHSLIALGRGEWFGVGLGASIEKLHYLPEAHTDFLMAVVGEELGFVGVMLVIGLFSIIVLRGFEIGRQAIAMERTFAGMLAQGVAIWFGVQAFINMGVCLGLLPTKGLTLPLMSYGGSGVLMNLIALAMLIRVDLENRTMMRGGRA; this is encoded by the coding sequence ATGAGCCTGTTCGCCGATCTCACGGGTAGCGTGAACGCCGTGCGGCCCGGCCGCACCCGCATGCGCAATTTCGACATGCCGCTGGTGATCGCCGCGGGCACCTTGCTGGCGCTCGGGCTGCTCATGGTGTACTCGGCGTCCATCGCACTGGCCGACGGTCCGCGCTATGCAGCGTACGGCCAATACTATTTTGTCATCCGGCACGCTGCCTTCGTTTTCATCGGGCTGGTGGCGGCCGCCTGCACGGTGACCATTCCCATCCGCGTCTGGCAACGCCTGGCGGTGCCGCTGTTCATGGTGTCGCTGGTGCTGCTGGCCGCGGTCCTGGTGCCCGGCATCGGCCGCGAGGTCAACGGGGCGCACCGGTGGATACCCCTTGGTCCGATCAATTTCCAGCCTTCCGAGCTGATGAAGGTGGCCGCCTTGCTCTATGCCGCCGACTACACGGTGCGCAAGCAGGAGCATATGCAGAACTTCGGCCGGGGCTTCCTGCCCATGGCCTGCGCCCTGGGCGGAGTCGGGCTGTTCCTGCTCCTGGAGCCCGACCTCGGCGCCTTCATGGTGATCGTCGCGATCGCCATCGGCATCCTGTTCCTGGGCGGCATCAACGGCAAGTATTTCAGCAGCCTGCTGGGCGTGCTGGTCGGCACCTTCCTGCTTCTGATCTGGGCTTCGCCGTGGCGCCGCGCGCGGCTGTTCGCCTACCTGGACCCGTGGAACCAGGACAACGCGTATGGCAGCGCGTACCAGCTGTCGCATTCGTTGATCGCACTGGGGCGGGGCGAATGGTTCGGCGTCGGCCTGGGCGCCAGTATCGAGAAGCTGCACTACCTGCCCGAGGCGCACACCGATTTCCTGATGGCCGTCGTCGGCGAGGAACTGGGGTTCGTCGGCGTGATGCTGGTCATCGGTTTGTTCTCGATCATCGTGCTGCGGGGCTTCGAAATCGGGCGCCAGGCCATCGCCATGGAGCGCACCTTCGCCGGCATGCTGGCGCAGGGCGTGGCCATCTGGTTCGGCGTGCAGGCCTTCATCAACATGGGTGTCTGCCTGGGCCTGCTGCCCACCAAGGGGCTTACGCTGCCGCTGATGAGCTATGGCGGATCCGGCGTGCTGATGAACCTGATCGCCCTGGCCATGCTGATACGCGTGGATCTGGAAAACCGCACCATGATGCGCGGAGGCCGCGCATGA
- the murF gene encoding bifunctional UDP-N-acetylmuramoyl-L-alanyl-D-glutamate--2,6-diaminopimelate ligase MurE/UDP-N-acetylmuramoyl-tripeptide--D-alanyl-D-alanine ligase MurF yields MNVGSDPRATVPAGVEDAVQWLRQRVAPGAHLRLDSREVQPGDVFVACRGRSSDGRLYIEQALRQGAAAVLAEGPLGMEAGQLPAGAPVRVIDGLRGMLGTLADNWYGRPSASLAVVAITGTNGKTSTVHWLARALTRGGKPCGAIGTLGATLPDGGVLPGSLTTPDVLAVHRLLAAMRDAGAQVVAMEASSIGIEQGRMDGVRIDIAGFTNLSRDHLDYHGTMPAYEAAKARLFAWPGLSRAVINADDDAGQRLLAGLPAELVLAYGFGASADVRARDLAVTGQGQIFTLATRHGEAQILTGLLGQHNVANLLLVAGVLQALGWPLADIARELSSAVPVAGRMEVVTPLLELPGADHGPMVVVDYSHTPDALARALAALRPVAQARGGKLVCLFGCGGDRDAGKRPLMGAIAAQAADQVVLSSDNPRSEEPSAILAQIRAGIPDGTSLIVQPDRARAIMGTVWAAALEDVILVAGKGHETYQEIAGVKYPFDDREWARLALLLPGVSAVSTDTRTIGAGQLFVALAGERYDGHDYLDQARAQGAVAAIVAHRVDGAALPQLVLGDTRLALGRIGAAWRARFAIPVIAVTGSNGKTTTKEMISAILADWLGADQRLATAGNFNNDIGVPLTLLRLRAHHQAAVIELGMNHPGEIAALAAMAAPTIGLVNNAQREHQEFMHTVQAVAEENGAVLAALPADGYAVYPGDDVHTETWDRLSATPHILRFGLQAGLDVYADPVQADAMGTRCQMVTPAGSVALALPVPGLHNVRNALAASACALAAGAPLASICRALTAFSAVTGRMVRHVLSNGTLLLDDTYNANPDSVRAAIDVLAQLPAPRALVLGDMGEVGANGPAMHREVGEFARQRNIDLLLTLGTAARDAAAAFGVTARACEDVEEIVTALRDASARAVLVKGSRFMRMERVVKLLLSGDGHASLGQGEQHAA; encoded by the coding sequence ATGAACGTGGGCAGCGATCCGCGTGCAACCGTGCCGGCCGGCGTCGAGGACGCCGTGCAATGGCTGCGCCAGCGGGTAGCGCCCGGCGCGCATCTGCGCCTGGACTCGCGCGAGGTCCAGCCTGGCGATGTCTTCGTCGCCTGCCGCGGCCGCAGCAGCGATGGTCGCCTCTATATTGAGCAAGCCTTGCGTCAAGGCGCCGCGGCGGTATTGGCCGAGGGGCCGCTCGGCATGGAAGCCGGGCAGTTGCCGGCCGGTGCGCCGGTGCGCGTCATCGACGGCTTGCGAGGGATGCTGGGCACGCTGGCGGACAACTGGTATGGCCGGCCTTCGGCGTCGCTGGCCGTCGTGGCGATCACCGGGACCAACGGCAAAACATCCACCGTGCATTGGCTGGCGCGGGCCTTGACGCGCGGCGGCAAACCCTGCGGCGCCATCGGGACCCTGGGTGCCACGCTGCCCGACGGCGGCGTGCTGCCCGGCAGCTTGACTACTCCCGATGTGCTGGCCGTACACCGCCTGCTGGCCGCCATGCGAGACGCGGGCGCCCAGGTCGTCGCAATGGAAGCATCGTCGATCGGTATCGAACAGGGCCGCATGGACGGCGTCCGCATCGATATCGCTGGATTCACCAACCTGAGCCGGGACCACCTGGACTACCACGGCACCATGCCGGCCTACGAGGCCGCCAAGGCGCGCTTGTTCGCCTGGCCGGGGCTGAGCCGCGCGGTCATCAATGCCGACGACGACGCAGGGCAGCGCTTGCTCGCCGGGCTGCCGGCCGAGCTGGTGCTGGCCTACGGTTTCGGCGCGTCGGCGGACGTGCGGGCGCGCGACCTTGCCGTCACGGGGCAGGGGCAGATCTTCACGCTGGCGACGCGCCACGGTGAGGCTCAGATCCTCACGGGCCTGCTCGGTCAGCACAATGTCGCCAATCTTCTCCTGGTCGCGGGCGTGCTGCAAGCGCTCGGATGGCCCCTGGCGGATATTGCCCGCGAACTCTCCTCCGCGGTGCCGGTCGCCGGGCGCATGGAAGTCGTGACGCCGTTGCTGGAGCTGCCGGGCGCGGACCATGGACCGATGGTGGTGGTCGACTACTCGCACACGCCGGATGCGCTCGCCCGTGCGCTGGCGGCCCTGCGGCCTGTGGCCCAGGCGCGCGGGGGCAAGCTGGTTTGCCTGTTCGGCTGCGGCGGTGACCGCGATGCCGGCAAACGTCCGCTCATGGGCGCCATCGCGGCGCAGGCGGCCGATCAGGTGGTGCTCAGCAGCGACAATCCGCGCAGCGAGGAGCCCTCCGCCATCCTGGCGCAAATCCGCGCCGGCATTCCCGACGGGACCTCGCTCATCGTCCAGCCGGATCGTGCGCGCGCCATCATGGGAACGGTGTGGGCCGCGGCGCTGGAAGATGTCATTCTCGTGGCGGGCAAGGGCCATGAAACCTATCAGGAGATCGCGGGCGTCAAGTATCCCTTCGACGACCGCGAGTGGGCGCGCCTGGCCCTGCTGCTGCCCGGCGTTTCGGCCGTGTCCACGGACACGCGCACCATCGGCGCGGGCCAGCTTTTCGTCGCGCTCGCGGGCGAACGTTACGATGGCCACGATTATCTCGACCAGGCGCGGGCGCAAGGGGCGGTCGCAGCGATCGTGGCGCATCGCGTGGACGGCGCGGCGCTGCCGCAATTGGTGCTGGGCGATACCCGCCTGGCACTGGGTCGCATTGGCGCGGCATGGCGGGCGCGTTTCGCGATTCCGGTTATCGCGGTGACCGGCAGCAACGGCAAGACGACCACGAAGGAAATGATCTCCGCCATCCTGGCCGATTGGCTGGGAGCGGACCAACGCCTCGCGACCGCGGGCAATTTCAATAACGATATCGGCGTACCGCTGACGCTGCTGCGCCTGCGTGCGCATCACCAGGCCGCGGTGATCGAACTGGGCATGAACCATCCCGGCGAGATTGCGGCGTTGGCCGCCATGGCGGCGCCGACCATCGGCCTGGTCAACAACGCTCAGCGCGAACACCAGGAGTTCATGCATACCGTCCAGGCCGTCGCGGAAGAAAACGGCGCGGTGCTCGCCGCGCTGCCTGCCGACGGGTATGCGGTCTATCCGGGCGACGACGTCCATACGGAAACGTGGGACCGGTTGAGCGCCACGCCGCATATCCTGCGCTTCGGATTGCAGGCGGGCCTGGACGTGTATGCCGACCCGGTGCAGGCCGATGCCATGGGTACGCGCTGCCAGATGGTGACGCCGGCGGGCAGCGTCGCGCTCGCGCTGCCGGTGCCGGGCTTGCACAATGTACGCAATGCGCTGGCGGCGTCCGCTTGCGCCCTGGCGGCCGGCGCGCCGCTGGCGTCGATTTGCCGCGCGCTGACGGCGTTTAGCGCGGTAACAGGCCGCATGGTTAGACACGTTCTCAGTAACGGAACATTGCTGCTCGATGACACCTACAATGCGAATCCGGACTCCGTCAGGGCGGCCATCGATGTGCTCGCCCAGCTGCCCGCGCCGCGCGCGCTGGTATTGGGGGATATGGGGGAAGTGGGCGCCAACGGCCCGGCGATGCACCGCGAGGTCGGCGAGTTCGCCCGCCAGCGCAACATCGATCTTCTCCTGACCCTGGGGACGGCCGCCCGCGATGCCGCGGCGGCCTTCGGCGTGACGGCACGGGCCTGCGAGGACGTGGAAGAAATCGTGACGGCGCTGCGCGATGCGAGTGCGCGCGCCGTATTGGTGAAGGGATCGCGCTTTATGCGCATGGAGCGGGTAGTGAAGTTGTTGTTGAGTGGTGATGGACATGCATCCCTGGGCCAGGGAGAACAGCATGCTGCTTGA
- the murG gene encoding undecaprenyldiphospho-muramoylpentapeptide beta-N-acetylglucosaminyltransferase, translating to MSERTALIMAGGTGGHIMPGLAVADVLRERGWRVLWLGNPDKMEGRLVPPRGIEMAALRFQGVRGRGAVALLQLPARLGSALRQAWGHLSAFRPDVVLGMGGYVAFPGGVAAALRGIPLVLHEQNAVAGTANRTLARIARRVLTGFPGVLPRGEMIGNPVRSEFAAVAAPAQRFSGRTGPLHVLVVGGSLGAQALNTLMPQALARLPESSRPQVLHQAGEQHIEALRDGYAAAGVRADCRAFIADMAGALAAADLVICRAGAMTVAEVAAVGAAALFVPFPHAIDDHQTANARYLTAGDAGWLRQQADLTPQWLADWLAQRGRDELLAVAERARSHAMPDAAEHIADACEAAAVRRAGRGTKHAS from the coding sequence ATGAGCGAGCGTACCGCCTTGATCATGGCCGGTGGCACGGGCGGGCATATCATGCCCGGCCTGGCCGTGGCCGACGTGCTGCGCGAGCGCGGATGGCGGGTGCTGTGGCTGGGCAATCCGGACAAGATGGAAGGACGCCTGGTGCCGCCGCGCGGCATCGAGATGGCGGCCTTGCGCTTCCAGGGCGTGCGCGGACGCGGCGCGGTCGCGCTGCTGCAATTGCCGGCGCGCCTGGGGTCGGCCTTGCGGCAGGCCTGGGGCCATCTGTCCGCCTTCCGCCCCGACGTGGTGCTGGGCATGGGCGGCTATGTCGCATTCCCGGGCGGTGTGGCGGCGGCCTTGCGGGGTATCCCCCTGGTATTGCACGAGCAGAACGCCGTGGCGGGAACCGCCAATCGCACCCTGGCCCGGATCGCGCGCCGGGTGTTGACCGGTTTCCCCGGGGTACTGCCGCGCGGCGAGATGATCGGCAATCCGGTGCGGAGCGAATTCGCCGCGGTTGCCGCACCCGCCCAGCGCTTCTCCGGCCGTACCGGCCCGCTGCATGTATTGGTCGTGGGCGGCAGCCTCGGCGCCCAGGCCTTGAATACCCTCATGCCGCAGGCGCTGGCGCGCCTGCCGGAATCATCCCGCCCGCAGGTGCTGCACCAGGCTGGCGAACAGCACATCGAAGCGCTGCGGGACGGCTATGCCGCCGCGGGCGTGCGTGCCGACTGCCGGGCATTCATCGCCGACATGGCCGGCGCGCTGGCGGCGGCCGACCTGGTGATCTGCCGCGCCGGCGCCATGACCGTCGCCGAGGTCGCCGCCGTCGGCGCGGCTGCCTTGTTCGTGCCATTTCCGCATGCCATCGACGACCACCAGACCGCGAACGCCCGTTATCTGACCGCAGGCGATGCCGGCTGGCTGCGCCAGCAGGCCGACCTTACGCCGCAGTGGCTGGCCGACTGGCTGGCGCAACGCGGTCGCGACGAATTGCTGGCCGTGGCCGAACGTGCGCGATCCCACGCCATGCCCGACGCCGCTGAACATATCGCCGACGCCTGCGAGGCCGCTGCGGTCCGGCGGGCCGGACGCGGGACGAAACACGCATCATGA
- the mraY gene encoding phospho-N-acetylmuramoyl-pentapeptide-transferase, translated as MLLEIARWLSDDIRTFGVFEYITLRAVLACATALLIGLFAGPRVIRKLTEMKIGQAVRAYGPQTHLVKTGTPTMGGALILIGIGISTLLWADWSNRFVWVVLLVTFGFGLIGWMDDYRKVVHRNPEGMPARQKFFWQALIGLVAAVYLAFAVSAPANTELWPLFRGWVMSGFSMPLPTRADLIVPFFKTVSYPLGVVGFVALTWFVIVGTSNAVNLTDGLDGLAIMPTVMVGGALGIFAYVIGRADYSKYLLFPYVPGASELMVLCAALAGAGLAFLWFNAYPAQVFMGDVGALALGGALGTIAVIARQEIVLFIMGGVFVVETLSVMVQVTWFKYTKRKYGEGRRIFRMAPLHHHFEVGGWKETQVVVRFWIISMMLVLIGLSTLKLR; from the coding sequence ATGCTGCTTGAGATCGCCCGCTGGCTTTCCGACGATATCCGGACCTTCGGGGTCTTCGAGTACATCACCTTGCGGGCGGTGCTGGCGTGCGCGACGGCGCTGCTCATCGGCCTGTTCGCGGGCCCTCGCGTGATCCGCAAACTCACGGAAATGAAAATCGGCCAGGCCGTGCGCGCATACGGTCCGCAGACGCACCTGGTCAAGACCGGCACCCCGACCATGGGCGGTGCGCTCATCCTTATCGGTATCGGCATCAGCACCTTGCTGTGGGCGGACTGGAGCAACCGCTTCGTCTGGGTGGTGCTGCTCGTCACTTTCGGCTTCGGCCTGATCGGCTGGATGGACGACTACCGCAAGGTGGTGCATCGCAATCCGGAAGGGATGCCGGCGCGGCAGAAATTCTTCTGGCAGGCGCTCATCGGCCTGGTGGCGGCGGTGTACCTGGCTTTCGCCGTATCGGCGCCGGCGAATACGGAGTTGTGGCCGCTGTTCCGCGGCTGGGTAATGAGCGGCTTTTCCATGCCTTTGCCCACGCGCGCCGACCTGATCGTGCCGTTCTTCAAGACCGTCAGCTATCCGCTGGGCGTCGTGGGCTTCGTGGCGCTGACGTGGTTTGTCATCGTCGGTACCAGCAATGCAGTCAACCTGACCGACGGACTCGATGGCCTGGCCATCATGCCGACGGTGATGGTCGGGGGCGCGCTGGGCATCTTCGCCTATGTGATCGGCCGCGCGGACTATTCCAAGTACCTGCTTTTTCCTTATGTTCCCGGCGCCTCGGAGTTGATGGTGCTGTGCGCCGCGCTGGCCGGCGCGGGGCTGGCCTTCCTCTGGTTCAACGCGTATCCCGCCCAGGTGTTCATGGGCGATGTCGGTGCGCTGGCCCTGGGTGGCGCGCTGGGCACGATCGCGGTGATCGCACGCCAGGAAATCGTGTTGTTCATCATGGGCGGCGTGTTCGTGGTCGAAACGCTTTCCGTGATGGTGCAGGTCACCTGGTTCAAGTACACCAAGCGCAAGTATGGCGAGGGCCGGCGCATCTTCCGCATGGCGCCGTTGCATCATCACTTCGAGGTGGGCGGCTGGAAGGAAACGCAAGTGGTTGTGCGGTTCTGGATCATCAGCATGATGCTGGTTTTGATTGGCCTTTCGACGTTGAAATTGCGATGA
- the murD gene encoding UDP-N-acetylmuramoyl-L-alanine--D-glutamate ligase produces MNATQYSASDARPVLILGLGETGIAAARWCARSGARLRIADTREQPAGLDGLRAAFEGMAAQELPEYRLGCSTFDSALLDDVAQVVISPGLAPNESPARELLAEAGARGIEVIGEIELFARALATLAESRDYRPRLVAVTGTNGKTTVTALTRQLIAASGLTVRAAGNIGPAALTALMDALDANALPQAWVLELSSFQLQATHTLAPDAAVVLNVTQDHLDWHGDMQAYADAKARLLRMARVAIVNRDDPLTAAMVERLDDMRVRSFGRDLPTLVGDMGLELGQGVAWLSACEATDFDIPAPVPSRRKKDAPPPQRPGGRLSRLMPADALRIRGMHNATNTLAAFALCRCLDLGWAPMLRAAREYAGEPNRVEFVRRIGDVDFINDSKGTNVGATVAALEGLGQPVVLIAGGLGKGQDFSPLIAPVGQHARAVVLIGRDGDEIGRVLESTGVPCVAAADMRAAVREAMGLAQPGDAVLLSPACASMDMFRNYVHRGQVFAQEAQELALDRGEVA; encoded by the coding sequence ATGAATGCAACGCAATATTCCGCTTCCGACGCCCGCCCAGTCCTCATTCTCGGACTGGGTGAAACGGGTATCGCCGCCGCGCGGTGGTGCGCCCGCAGCGGTGCGCGCCTGCGGATCGCCGATACGCGCGAGCAGCCCGCCGGCCTGGACGGCCTGCGTGCCGCGTTCGAAGGCATGGCGGCGCAGGAACTGCCGGAATACCGCCTCGGCTGCTCAACATTCGACAGCGCCTTGCTCGACGATGTGGCTCAGGTCGTCATCAGCCCCGGACTTGCGCCGAACGAAAGTCCCGCGCGCGAATTGCTGGCCGAGGCCGGGGCGCGCGGTATCGAGGTAATCGGCGAAATCGAACTGTTCGCGCGCGCGCTCGCCACCCTGGCGGAAAGCCGCGATTACCGGCCCCGCCTGGTGGCCGTGACCGGCACCAATGGCAAGACGACGGTGACTGCGCTGACCCGGCAGCTTATCGCCGCCAGCGGGTTGACCGTGCGTGCGGCCGGCAACATCGGCCCGGCCGCCTTGACCGCGCTGATGGACGCGCTGGACGCCAACGCCTTGCCGCAGGCGTGGGTGCTGGAACTGTCGAGCTTCCAGTTGCAGGCGACGCATACGCTCGCGCCCGACGCCGCGGTGGTGCTGAATGTCACCCAGGATCACCTGGACTGGCATGGCGACATGCAAGCCTACGCGGACGCGAAAGCCCGTCTGCTGCGCATGGCCCGAGTCGCCATCGTCAACCGCGATGATCCGCTGACGGCTGCCATGGTCGAACGGCTCGACGATATGCGGGTACGCAGCTTCGGCCGCGATCTTCCCACTCTGGTTGGCGATATGGGACTGGAGCTTGGCCAAGGCGTCGCGTGGCTGTCCGCCTGCGAGGCCACTGATTTCGATATTCCCGCGCCCGTTCCGTCGCGGCGCAAGAAAGACGCGCCGCCGCCGCAGCGGCCGGGCGGACGCCTGTCACGGCTGATGCCCGCCGACGCCCTGCGCATCCGCGGTATGCACAATGCGACGAACACGCTGGCCGCCTTTGCCCTGTGCCGCTGCCTGGACCTCGGCTGGGCCCCCATGCTGCGCGCCGCGCGCGAGTACGCCGGCGAACCCAATCGCGTGGAGTTCGTGCGCCGCATCGGCGATGTGGACTTCATCAACGATAGCAAGGGCACCAATGTCGGCGCGACGGTCGCCGCCCTCGAAGGCCTGGGGCAACCGGTGGTACTGATTGCCGGCGGGCTGGGCAAGGGCCAGGATTTCTCGCCGCTGATCGCGCCGGTCGGCCAGCATGCCCGCGCGGTGGTCCTGATCGGGCGGGACGGCGACGAGATCGGCCGGGTCCTGGAATCCACCGGTGTGCCCTGCGTGGCGGCCGCCGACATGCGCGCCGCCGTGCGCGAGGCGATGGGGCTGGCCCAGCCCGGCGACGCCGTGTTGTTGTCGCCCGCCTGCGCCAGCATGGATATGTTCCGCAACTATGTGCACCGCGGCCAGGTCTTTGCGCAGGAAGCGCAGGAATTGGCGCTGGACCGAGGAGAGGTCGCATGA
- a CDS encoding peptidoglycan D,D-transpeptidase FtsI family protein yields MKRLPFFNNPVLRGQLPAWRSRLVLILLFCGFGTLAARALFLQGISTDFLQQQGERRYERTLTLAATRGKILDRNNVVLASSVPARAIWAIPDDARAASAQQLAVLAKLLDMPVTDLNKRLSDEDKNFVYLKRQVPMEVADKVKQLAVPGIHQQPETRRYYPEGEVMAHVVGFTNVEDQGQEGVELAFNKQLSGRPGSRRVIKDRLGRVIEDVQAVTEPVNGKDLRLSVDTRLQYLVFKALSDAIALHHARGAAAVILDAHTGEVLSMASLPTYDPGDRSKLDSDALRNQAITDTFEPGSIMKPFTAALALDLGRITTSTMFETGNGRFHYQGATISDVSRNGTINVADVLRRSSNIGMTMISERLEPREMWDRFTELGLGQAPQLGFPGAAPGRLRPWDRWRLIEKATMAYGYGLSVSLLQMARAYTVFARNGDMVSLTLAKRDSEPTSVKVYTPKTAALIRSMLEAAAGPDGAKLAQVQGYRVAGKSGTARKIVDGKYSTSRYRSSFVGFAPVSDPRIVVAVTIDEPQAGGYYGGAVAAPVFSTIVGGSLRLLNVQPDAPFESTVVAGLQGSSR; encoded by the coding sequence ATGAAGCGCCTGCCCTTCTTCAATAACCCGGTACTGCGCGGCCAACTGCCCGCGTGGCGCTCGCGCCTGGTGCTGATCCTGCTGTTCTGCGGTTTCGGCACGCTGGCGGCGCGCGCGCTGTTCCTGCAGGGCATCAGCACGGACTTCCTGCAGCAGCAGGGCGAGCGCCGCTACGAACGCACCCTGACGCTCGCCGCCACGCGCGGCAAGATCCTGGATCGCAACAATGTCGTGCTGGCGTCCAGCGTACCGGCCCGGGCGATCTGGGCCATTCCCGACGATGCGCGCGCCGCGTCGGCGCAGCAATTGGCGGTATTGGCCAAGCTGCTGGACATGCCGGTCACGGACTTGAACAAGCGGCTCTCGGATGAGGACAAGAATTTCGTCTACCTGAAGCGCCAGGTGCCGATGGAAGTCGCCGACAAGGTCAAGCAACTCGCGGTTCCGGGTATCCACCAGCAACCGGAAACGCGGCGCTATTATCCCGAGGGCGAGGTCATGGCCCACGTGGTGGGCTTCACCAACGTGGAAGACCAGGGCCAGGAAGGCGTCGAGCTGGCGTTCAACAAGCAGTTGTCAGGCCGGCCGGGCTCGCGCCGGGTCATCAAGGACCGTCTCGGCCGCGTGATCGAGGATGTGCAAGCCGTCACGGAGCCCGTCAACGGCAAGGACCTGCGCCTGTCCGTCGATACGCGCCTGCAGTACCTGGTGTTCAAGGCCCTCAGCGACGCAATCGCGCTGCATCACGCGCGCGGCGCCGCGGCGGTGATCCTGGACGCCCATACCGGCGAGGTCCTGAGCATGGCCAGTTTGCCCACCTATGATCCGGGCGATCGCAGCAAGCTGGATTCGGACGCGCTGCGCAACCAGGCAATCACCGATACCTTCGAGCCCGGCTCGATCATGAAGCCATTCACGGCCGCGCTGGCCCTGGATCTGGGCCGCATCACCACTTCGACGATGTTCGAGACCGGCAATGGACGCTTCCACTACCAGGGAGCGACCATCAGCGATGTCAGCCGCAACGGCACCATCAATGTGGCGGATGTACTGCGCCGCTCCAGCAACATTGGCATGACGATGATTTCGGAGCGGCTCGAGCCGCGCGAAATGTGGGATCGGTTTACTGAACTGGGCCTTGGCCAGGCGCCGCAACTGGGCTTTCCGGGCGCCGCCCCGGGCCGCCTGCGGCCCTGGGACCGCTGGCGCCTGATCGAGAAGGCGACCATGGCCTATGGCTATGGCCTTTCCGTATCGCTGCTGCAAATGGCGCGTGCCTACACGGTGTTCGCGCGCAATGGCGACATGGTGTCGTTGACCCTCGCCAAGCGGGACAGCGAGCCCACCAGCGTCAAGGTCTACACCCCCAAGACGGCCGCGCTCATACGCAGCATGCTCGAAGCCGCGGCCGGCCCGGATGGCGCCAAGCTGGCGCAAGTGCAGGGTTATCGCGTGGCCGGCAAGAGCGGGACCGCGCGCAAGATCGTGGATGGCAAGTACAGTACCAGCCGCTACCGCAGCTCCTTCGTCGGCTTTGCGCCGGTTTCGGATCCGCGCATTGTCGTGGCGGTCACCATCGACGAACCCCAGGCCGGGGGCTATTACGGCGGCGCCGTTGCCGCGCCGGTGTTTTCCACCATCGTTGGCGGCAGCCTGAGGCTGCTGAACGTGCAGCCGGATGCGCCCTTCGAGTCCACGGTCGTGGCTGGCCTGCAGGGGTCGTCGCGATGA